ATCCTGCTCAATGGCCAACTGGCCGGCGATTACGTCGTGAAGGACATCCAGCACGTGGATTTGGAAAAGCTCTACCTGGAACATCTCCGCGCATGATTCTCGCCATTGCCCACAAGGAATTCCTCGACGCCTGGCGCGACGGACGCTTCCGCATCGCTGCGACCGTCGTCGTCCTCCTGCTCGGGGTAGCGCTGCTGCTGGCGTGGCAGCAGGTCCAGCGCACCCGCGCCGAGCGCGCCACCGCCGCCGCCCTGGAACGCGAGAGCTGGCTCAACCAGGGCGAGAAGAACTCCCACTCGGCCGGCCATTACGGCGTCTATGTCTTCAAGCCGCTCGCGCCGCTGGCCGTGTTCGATCGGGGCATCGAGCCTTTCGTCGGCACGACGGTGTTCCTCGAAGCGCACCGCCAGAATCAGGCGGCCTTCCTTCCCGCGCAGGACACCACCGCCATGCGCCGCTTCGGCGAGTTGACCGCCGCCACCGGCCTGCAACTGCTCGTGCCGCTGCTCGTCGTTCTGCTCACCTTCGGCGCGCTGGCCGGTGAACGCGAGCGCGGCACGCTCCGCCAAGTCCTGAGCCTCGGCGTGCGCCCGCGCGACCTGGTGCTCGGCAAAGCGCTCGGCCTCGCGGCCGCGCTGGGGGCGCTGTTGCTCCCCGTCGCGTTGTGCGGCGCCGTGGCCCTGGCGCAAAGTCCAGGGGGCGACGCCGGTGGGAGTTGGATCCGCCTGGCCTGGCTCGGCGGAGCCTACGCCCTTTATCTCGCCGCCATTCTCGGCGTGTGCCTCGCGGTCTCGGCGGTCGCCTCCACCGCGCGCGCCGCGCTGGCGGTGCTGCTGGTGGGCTGGGCGGCCAACGCCGTGCTCGCTCCGCGCCTCGGCGCGGACCTCGCGCAACGGCTCCTGCCCACGCCGAAGCTGGCCGAGTTCGAATCCGCGATGAACAAGGCCGTGCAGGAAGGACTCGACGGCCATAATCCACGCAACCAGCGGCTGCAGGAATTCGCCCGGCAAACGCTGCAGAAGCACGGCAAGACGCGCCTCGAGGAGCTGCCGTTCAACTTCAATGGCCTGGTCATGCTGGAGAGCGAACGCATGGCGGGCGAGGTCTTCGACCATCACTTCGGCCGGCTTTGGGACCGTCTCGAATCGCAAGACCGCCTGGTCACGTGCGCGGGTCTGGTTGCGCCGCTGCTGGGCTTGCGCGCCGCCTCGATGGCGCTGGCCGGGACGGACTTCACGCATCACCGCCATTTTTCCGTCGCCGCCGAGCAGCATCGCCGCAACTATGTGCGTGTGCTCAACGAGGAGATGATGAACACCCCGGTGAGCGCCGGCCACGGCGGCGTGGTCGGACGCGAGGTCTGGGAGAAGCTGCCCGCCTTCCGCTACG
Above is a window of Verrucomicrobiota bacterium DNA encoding:
- a CDS encoding DUF3526 domain-containing protein is translated as MILAIAHKEFLDAWRDGRFRIAATVVVLLLGVALLLAWQQVQRTRAERATAAALERESWLNQGEKNSHSAGHYGVYVFKPLAPLAVFDRGIEPFVGTTVFLEAHRQNQAAFLPAQDTTAMRRFGELTAATGLQLLVPLLVVLLTFGALAGERERGTLRQVLSLGVRPRDLVLGKALGLAAALGALLLPVALCGAVALAQSPGGDAGGSWIRLAWLGGAYALYLAAILGVCLAVSAVASTARAALAVLLVGWAANAVLAPRLGADLAQRLLPTPKLAEFESAMNKAVQEGLDGHNPRNQRLQEFARQTLQKHGKTRLEELPFNFNGLVMLESERMAGEVFDHHFGRLWDRLESQDRLVTCAGLVAPLLGLRAASMALAGTDFTHHRHFSVAAEQHRRNYVRVLNEEMMNTPVSAGHGGVVGREVWEKLPAFRYDPPPSAHALRAAAPGLVVLFLWAAGAWAALLLVVPRLKPN